In Pseudomonas sp. MYb327, one DNA window encodes the following:
- a CDS encoding ATP-binding protein yields the protein MPLRQRLENLPVGQKLLAALLVLLTTVLLVANLTFISAAYYISQESMAPQALQTIGRLVSNPSLVDQALESPQSAQRLLDELNSYSPLRAAALYDGKGERLAQLQHGDHLNLPSRYRHIESWQATEFRSNQVITLPRPGTAPGHLLLVASSELPMAFYTGTLTASLGILIFSVLLWLIIARQIKRLITRPIHQLEELSRQVTREENYALRASRGNHDEIGSLAEAFNTMLSRIEAREQQLKRARDDSQAAYDQAQGLAEETRHTNRKLELEVQVRSKIEKKLTGFQNYLNSIIDSMPSALIALDEQLYVTQWNQEASALSGTRLDEALNQPIFLAFEPLKPFLPQLKQTVEQHTVAKIERVTWIKDDEPKHYALTFYPLMGGAGRGVVIRIDDITQRLSLEEMMVQSEKMLSVGGLAAGMAHEINNPLGAILHNVQNIRRRLSPELPKNLEQAEQIGVELETVNDYLQAREVPQLLDGIQQAGARAAKIVTHMLSFSRRSTRQMAPCDLPALIDQAVEIAGNDFDLAIGFDFKGQAIIRQFDPALGPVPGTANELEQVLLNLLKNAAQAIHQREDDSEPGRITLRTRLNPPWAEIQVEDNGIGMSENVRKRTFEPFFTTKEIGQGTGLGLSVSYFIITNNHKGQMEVQSTLGQGTCFTLRLPLSGTPLVSQEHNQLTR from the coding sequence ATGCCATTGCGCCAGCGCCTTGAAAATCTTCCTGTCGGCCAGAAACTCCTGGCCGCCCTGTTGGTGCTGTTGACCACCGTTTTGCTGGTCGCCAACCTCACGTTTATCAGCGCCGCGTATTACATTTCCCAGGAAAGCATGGCGCCCCAGGCGCTCCAGACCATCGGCCGACTGGTGTCCAATCCAAGCCTCGTGGACCAGGCGCTGGAGTCGCCGCAAAGCGCACAACGCTTGCTCGATGAACTCAACAGCTATTCCCCCCTGCGCGCGGCCGCGCTGTATGACGGCAAGGGCGAGCGCCTGGCGCAGTTGCAGCATGGCGATCATCTGAACCTGCCATCGCGCTACCGGCATATCGAGTCCTGGCAAGCCACCGAATTTCGCAGCAATCAAGTGATCACCCTGCCCCGCCCCGGCACCGCGCCAGGCCATCTACTCCTGGTGGCCAGCAGCGAACTGCCGATGGCGTTCTACACCGGGACCCTGACCGCCAGCCTCGGCATCCTGATCTTCAGTGTGCTGTTGTGGCTGATCATCGCCCGGCAGATCAAACGCCTGATCACCCGGCCGATTCATCAACTCGAAGAGTTGTCCCGACAGGTGACCCGCGAAGAGAACTACGCCCTGCGTGCCTCCCGGGGTAACCATGACGAAATCGGCAGCCTCGCCGAAGCGTTCAACACCATGCTTTCGCGCATCGAGGCACGGGAACAGCAGCTGAAACGGGCGCGGGACGACTCCCAGGCCGCTTATGACCAGGCCCAAGGGCTGGCCGAAGAAACCCGCCACACCAATCGTAAACTGGAACTCGAAGTCCAGGTGCGCAGCAAGATCGAGAAGAAACTCACCGGCTTCCAGAACTACCTCAACAGCATCATTGACTCCATGCCTTCAGCGCTGATTGCCCTCGACGAGCAGCTCTACGTGACGCAATGGAATCAGGAGGCCAGCGCCCTTTCCGGCACGCGCCTGGACGAAGCCCTCAACCAACCGATCTTCCTCGCTTTCGAACCGCTCAAGCCGTTTCTGCCGCAACTCAAGCAGACCGTTGAACAACACACCGTGGCCAAGATCGAGCGCGTGACCTGGATCAAGGACGATGAACCCAAACACTACGCCTTGACCTTCTACCCGCTGATGGGCGGTGCCGGGCGTGGTGTGGTGATCCGAATCGACGACATCACCCAGCGCCTGTCCCTTGAAGAAATGATGGTGCAGTCGGAGAAAATGCTGTCCGTCGGCGGCCTCGCCGCTGGCATGGCCCACGAAATTAACAACCCGCTGGGCGCGATCCTGCACAACGTACAGAATATTCGCCGACGCCTGTCACCGGAACTGCCGAAGAACCTTGAGCAGGCCGAGCAAATCGGCGTCGAGCTAGAGACGGTCAACGACTACCTGCAAGCGCGGGAAGTGCCGCAGCTACTGGACGGTATTCAGCAGGCCGGCGCACGGGCGGCGAAAATTGTCACCCACATGCTCAGTTTCAGCCGCCGCAGCACTCGGCAAATGGCTCCGTGCGACCTGCCGGCGCTGATCGATCAAGCAGTGGAAATCGCCGGTAACGACTTCGACCTGGCGATCGGTTTCGACTTCAAGGGGCAGGCAATCATCCGTCAGTTCGATCCTGCGCTCGGCCCGGTGCCTGGCACCGCCAACGAATTGGAGCAAGTTCTACTGAATCTGCTGAAAAACGCTGCGCAAGCCATTCACCAGCGTGAAGACGACAGCGAGCCGGGGCGGATCACTCTGCGCACCAGACTGAATCCGCCCTGGGCGGAAATCCAGGTCGAGGACAATGGCATCGGCATGAGCGAAAACGTGCGCAAGCGCACCTTCGAGCCGTTTTTCACCACCAAGGAGATCGGCCAGGGCACCGGGCTCGGACTGTCCGTGTCGTACTTCATCATCACCAATAACCACAAGGGCCAGATGGAAGTGCAATCGACCCTGGGCCAAGGCACTTGCTTCACCCTGCGCCTGCCCTTGTCGGGCACCCCGCTCGTCTCCCAAGAACACAATCAGCTAACGAGGTAA
- a CDS encoding putative 2-dehydropantoate 2-reductase, which produces MSTTWHILGAGSLGTLWATRLARAGVPVRLIVRDAARLQAYEATGGLTLVEHGEAKRYPVPAETPDGAEPINRLLVACKAYDAEKAVAQLAPRLGTGAELILLQNGLGSQDAVAAQVPQARCIYASSTEGAFRDADWRVVFAGHGFTWLGDAGHPVSPIWLDDLNAAGIPHEWSTDILTRLWRKLALNCAINPLTVLHDCRNGGLQDHHCEVATLCGELTELLERCGQPAAAENLQQEVERVIHATAANYSSMYQDVSNQRRTEISYLLGHACKVASRHQLNLPHLNQLQQRLITRLQSLGLPSD; this is translated from the coding sequence ATGTCCACCACCTGGCATATCTTGGGCGCCGGCAGTCTCGGTACGTTGTGGGCGACACGTCTGGCGCGGGCCGGAGTGCCGGTGCGCCTGATCGTGCGCGACGCTGCGCGTTTGCAGGCATATGAGGCGACAGGCGGACTGACACTGGTCGAACATGGGGAAGCAAAACGCTATCCGGTGCCAGCGGAAACACCCGACGGCGCTGAGCCAATCAATCGACTACTGGTCGCGTGCAAGGCCTATGACGCCGAAAAAGCCGTGGCACAACTGGCACCGCGCCTGGGTACCGGCGCTGAGTTGATCCTGTTGCAGAACGGCCTGGGCAGTCAGGACGCCGTGGCGGCACAAGTACCGCAGGCGCGCTGCATCTACGCATCCAGTACCGAAGGCGCGTTCCGCGATGCTGACTGGCGTGTTGTATTCGCCGGTCACGGCTTCACCTGGCTCGGCGATGCCGGGCATCCCGTGTCTCCGATATGGCTGGATGACTTGAACGCAGCCGGTATCCCCCACGAGTGGAGCACCGATATTCTGACCCGGCTGTGGCGCAAACTGGCGCTCAACTGCGCGATCAATCCACTGACGGTGCTGCACGATTGCCGCAACGGCGGTTTACAGGACCATCACTGTGAAGTCGCCACCCTCTGCGGCGAGCTGACGGAGTTGCTTGAACGTTGCGGCCAACCCGCAGCGGCGGAAAACCTGCAACAAGAAGTCGAGCGGGTGATCCACGCCACCGCTGCCAACTATTCTTCGATGTACCAGGACGTCAGCAATCAGCGCCGAACCGAAATCAGTTACCTGCTGGGGCATGCCTGTAAAGTCGCCTCCCGCCACCAACTGAACCTGCCGCACCTCAATCAACTACAGCAGCGGCTGATCACCCGTCTGCAAAGCCTTGGATTGCCCAGCGACTGA
- a CDS encoding YajQ family cyclic di-GMP-binding protein: MPSFDVVSELDKHEVTNAVENAVKELDRRYDLKGKGSFEFKEKDLTVNLTAEADFQLEAMIEILKLALVKRKIDVQCLEVKDAYASGKLMKQEAVLKEGIDKELAKKIVAHVKDAKLKVQAAIQGEQVRITGKKRDDLQEAIAALRAKTFDMPLQFNNFRD, from the coding sequence ATGCCGTCGTTCGACGTGGTATCCGAACTGGACAAACACGAAGTCACCAACGCGGTCGAGAACGCCGTCAAGGAACTCGATCGTCGTTATGACCTGAAAGGCAAAGGCAGCTTCGAGTTCAAGGAAAAGGACCTGACCGTCAACCTGACCGCCGAAGCGGATTTTCAGCTCGAAGCGATGATTGAGATCCTCAAGCTGGCACTGGTCAAGCGCAAGATCGACGTGCAGTGCCTTGAAGTCAAGGATGCCTATGCATCGGGCAAGCTGATGAAGCAGGAAGCGGTCCTCAAGGAAGGCATCGACAAAGAGCTGGCGAAGAAGATCGTCGCTCACGTCAAAGACGCCAAGCTCAAGGTGCAGGCCGCCATCCAGGGCGAGCAAGTGCGCATTACCGGCAAGAAGCGCGACGACTTGCAGGAAGCCATCGCAGCGCTGCGTGCCAAGACGTTCGATATGCCGCTGCAGTTCAACAACTTCCGCGACTGA
- a CDS encoding mechanosensitive ion channel family protein, protein MDLNAEVENLVKESQTWIPMIMEYGSRVLLAVLTLAIGWWLINKVTQKLGGLLALRNADLALQGFISSLANIILKVLLIVSVASMIGVETTSFVAAIGAAGLAIGLALQGSLANFAGGVLILLFRPFRIGDWIEAQGVAGTVDSIQIFHTVLRTGDNKTIIVPNGNLSNGIITNTNRQPTRKVVFDVGVDYEADLQKARQVLLELAKDPRVLADPEPQAVISTLGDSSITVSLRVWVKTADYWDVMFMFNEQSRDRLKTAGIDIPFPQRVVRVVQEATVQ, encoded by the coding sequence ATGGATTTAAATGCTGAAGTAGAAAACCTTGTCAAGGAATCCCAAACCTGGATTCCGATGATCATGGAATACGGCAGCCGCGTGCTGCTGGCAGTCCTCACCCTGGCCATCGGCTGGTGGTTAATCAATAAGGTCACGCAAAAGCTCGGTGGCCTGCTGGCCCTGCGTAACGCTGATCTGGCCCTGCAAGGGTTCATCAGCAGCCTGGCGAACATCATCCTCAAAGTACTGCTGATCGTCAGTGTGGCGTCGATGATTGGTGTGGAAACCACTTCGTTCGTAGCGGCGATTGGTGCGGCGGGTCTGGCCATCGGCCTGGCTTTGCAGGGCAGCCTGGCGAACTTCGCTGGCGGCGTGCTGATTTTGCTGTTCCGTCCGTTTCGTATCGGTGACTGGATCGAAGCCCAGGGCGTTGCCGGTACCGTCGACAGCATCCAGATCTTCCACACCGTGCTGCGTACCGGCGACAACAAGACCATCATCGTACCGAACGGCAACCTGTCGAACGGCATCATTACCAACACCAACCGTCAACCGACCCGCAAGGTGGTGTTTGATGTTGGCGTTGATTACGAAGCGGACCTGCAAAAGGCCCGTCAAGTATTGCTGGAACTGGCCAAGGATCCGCGCGTGTTGGCTGATCCGGAACCGCAGGCGGTCATCTCGACGCTGGGCGACAGTTCGATCACTGTTTCCCTGCGCGTGTGGGTAAAGACTGCGGATTATTGGGATGTGATGTTCATGTTTAACGAGCAATCCCGTGATCGTTTGAAAACCGCCGGTATCGACATTCCATTTCCACAGCGGGTTGTTCGCGTGGTTCAGGAAGCAACAGTGCAGTAA
- a CDS encoding OprD family porin encodes MRVMKWSMIALAVAAGTSQFAVASSQDESKGFIEDSSLKLKTRLEYMNRDFRNGAGNISDGAGGFKSGYRQDTGISQLLTYESGFTQGIVGFGLDAMAMGTVKLDGGSGRAGNGLFATDSDGNPEKSQGKTGGAVKVRLSDTTLKYGRQFVASPVFATDDSRLLPEVAEGTLLTSKEIKGLELSAGHFTAMSSQTGMGKDTINGKHTPGLTSANIAGATYQFTDNFVAGVAASDVDDYFKKQYINANYTLPINDDQSLNFDLNAYRTKDQGQALYGELDNKLWSLAAAYSLGAHKFTLAFQRSSGDTNYLYGVDGGSAIFVSNSIQISDFIGVEEKSWQARYDLNMATYGVPGLSFMTRYVYGDNIETSEGTEGKEHEFNFETKYVLQEGPAKDLSFRLRSAIYRANGAYNADYTADNNDVRLIVEYPLSIL; translated from the coding sequence ATGCGCGTGATGAAGTGGAGCATGATCGCACTGGCTGTTGCAGCTGGTACCTCGCAGTTCGCAGTAGCGTCTTCCCAAGACGAATCCAAGGGTTTCATCGAAGACTCGAGCCTGAAACTCAAAACACGTCTGGAATACATGAACCGCGATTTCCGTAATGGCGCCGGTAATATTAGCGACGGTGCTGGCGGCTTCAAAAGCGGCTATCGTCAGGATACCGGTATCAGCCAGTTGCTGACCTACGAATCGGGCTTCACCCAAGGGATTGTTGGATTCGGCCTCGACGCCATGGCCATGGGCACCGTCAAGCTGGACGGCGGTTCAGGTCGTGCCGGTAACGGTTTGTTCGCCACCGATAGCGATGGCAACCCGGAAAAAAGCCAGGGTAAGACCGGCGGTGCCGTTAAAGTCCGCCTCTCCGACACCACTCTGAAGTACGGTCGTCAATTCGTTGCCAGCCCAGTATTCGCCACCGATGACAGCCGTTTGCTGCCAGAAGTCGCCGAAGGCACCTTGCTCACCAGCAAAGAAATCAAAGGCCTGGAACTCAGCGCCGGCCATTTCACTGCGATGAGCTCGCAAACCGGCATGGGCAAAGACACCATCAACGGTAAGCACACCCCAGGCCTGACCTCCGCCAATATCGCTGGCGCAACCTATCAGTTCACCGATAACTTCGTTGCTGGTGTTGCTGCGTCCGACGTTGACGACTACTTCAAGAAGCAATACATCAACGCCAACTACACCCTGCCGATCAATGACGATCAGTCGCTGAACTTCGACCTGAACGCCTATCGCACCAAAGATCAGGGTCAGGCGCTGTACGGCGAGCTTGACAACAAACTGTGGAGCCTTGCAGCTGCCTACAGCCTGGGCGCGCACAAGTTCACCCTCGCGTTCCAGCGTTCGTCCGGCGACACCAACTACCTGTACGGTGTTGACGGTGGCAGTGCCATCTTCGTATCCAACTCCATCCAGATCTCCGACTTCATCGGTGTGGAAGAGAAATCCTGGCAGGCTCGCTACGACCTGAACATGGCCACCTACGGCGTACCTGGTCTGAGCTTCATGACTCGCTACGTATACGGTGACAACATCGAAACGTCCGAAGGCACCGAAGGTAAGGAACACGAGTTCAACTTCGAAACCAAGTACGTGCTGCAAGAAGGTCCGGCAAAAGACCTGTCTTTCCGTCTGCGTAGCGCAATCTACCGTGCAAACGGTGCTTACAACGCTGACTACACTGCGGACAACAACGACGTGCGTCTGATTGTCGAGTACCCGCTGAGCATCCTGTAA
- a CDS encoding HIT domain-containing protein — MFALDPRLQQDTLPIGDFPLSRLLLSNDSNYPWFILVPRRDDISEIFQLDVADQQQLWQETTALAEVLKDSFDADKLNVGALGNVVSQLHMHVIVRKREDAAWPAPVWGKHPAIPYSAEQVAVIRKRLRLVLTEDFTFLEG, encoded by the coding sequence GTGTTCGCTTTAGATCCACGACTTCAACAAGACACGTTACCGATCGGCGATTTCCCGCTTTCTCGGTTGTTGTTGTCCAATGATTCGAACTACCCCTGGTTCATCCTGGTGCCACGCCGCGACGATATCAGTGAGATATTTCAGTTGGATGTCGCCGATCAGCAGCAGCTGTGGCAGGAAACAACCGCGCTGGCGGAAGTACTCAAGGACTCGTTCGACGCGGACAAGCTGAACGTCGGCGCCCTGGGTAACGTGGTCAGTCAGTTGCACATGCATGTCATCGTACGCAAACGAGAGGATGCCGCCTGGCCGGCTCCGGTCTGGGGCAAACACCCGGCCATTCCCTACAGCGCAGAGCAGGTTGCCGTTATACGCAAGCGGTTGCGTCTGGTATTGACCGAAGATTTCACGTTTCTGGAGGGTTGA
- a CDS encoding SlyX family protein encodes MSLEDRVTDLESQLAFQDDTIQALNDVLATQQRVVERLQLQMTALLKRQEEMAGQFESFEEEAPPPHY; translated from the coding sequence ATGAGCCTGGAAGACCGCGTTACCGATTTGGAGAGTCAATTGGCGTTTCAGGATGACACCATCCAGGCGTTGAATGATGTGTTGGCAACACAGCAACGTGTGGTTGAGCGTCTGCAACTACAGATGACCGCATTGCTCAAGCGCCAGGAAGAAATGGCCGGCCAGTTCGAATCATTCGAAGAAGAAGCGCCACCACCGCATTACTAA
- a CDS encoding cold-shock protein — MLKIVHLLMGAAALLLSFIPSLRTEAVPYLQQPDALYLALFGLLNLTLAPVIPNWNKGTRHQLQNLVSALLILAVVLQTLTLIAPMPVIAGQPAVLFSLVAALIAVVLHLTISFYKSSPAAASPSYDMSNRDTGTVKWFNTSKGFGFISRDSGDDIFVHFRAIRGEGHRVLVEGQRVEFSVMNRDKGLQAEDVIAALPRR, encoded by the coding sequence ATGTTGAAAATCGTCCACCTGCTAATGGGCGCAGCGGCCTTGCTGCTGTCCTTCATCCCTAGCCTGCGAACCGAAGCCGTACCTTACCTGCAACAACCCGATGCGCTGTATCTGGCCTTGTTCGGCCTGCTCAACCTCACCCTTGCACCTGTCATCCCCAACTGGAACAAAGGCACGCGCCATCAATTGCAAAACCTGGTTAGCGCCTTGCTGATACTCGCCGTTGTTCTGCAAACCCTGACGCTGATCGCACCAATGCCGGTCATTGCTGGTCAACCTGCCGTCCTGTTCAGCCTGGTCGCTGCCTTGATCGCCGTTGTTCTGCACCTGACCATCAGCTTCTACAAATCGTCACCGGCCGCCGCCTCGCCAAGCTATGACATGAGCAACCGCGATACCGGCACCGTCAAGTGGTTCAACACTTCCAAGGGCTTCGGCTTTATTTCCCGCGACTCCGGTGACGACATTTTCGTGCATTTCCGGGCCATTCGCGGAGAAGGTCACCGCGTCCTGGTCGAAGGCCAGCGCGTGGAGTTCTCTGTGATGAATCGTGATAAAGGCCTGCAAGCCGAAGATGTGATTGCCGCCCTGCCGCGACGCTGA
- a CDS encoding Dps family protein — MAIDIGISEEDRKSIVDGLSRLLSDTYVLYLKTHNFHWNVTGPMFRTLHLMFEEQYNELALAVDSIAERIRALGFPAPGAYSVYARLSSIKEEEGVPAAEDMIKQLVEGQEAVTRTARGIFPLLDKVSDEPTADLLTQRMQVHEKTAWMLRSLLAN; from the coding sequence ATGGCAATCGATATCGGTATCAGTGAAGAGGACCGCAAATCCATCGTAGATGGGCTTTCACGTCTGCTGTCGGACACTTATGTGCTTTATTTGAAAACCCATAATTTCCATTGGAATGTCACCGGTCCCATGTTTCGGACCCTGCACTTGATGTTCGAAGAACAATATAACGAGCTGGCACTGGCGGTGGACTCCATCGCCGAGCGAATTCGCGCCCTCGGTTTTCCTGCGCCTGGCGCCTATTCCGTTTATGCGCGTCTTTCTTCTATTAAGGAAGAGGAGGGTGTGCCGGCCGCCGAAGACATGATCAAGCAATTGGTCGAGGGTCAGGAAGCGGTGACGCGTACGGCACGCGGGATCTTTCCGCTGCTCGATAAAGTCAGTGACGAGCCTACGGCTGACCTGCTGACCCAGCGCATGCAGGTTCATGAGAAAACCGCGTGGATGTTGCGGTCGTTGCTGGCAAATTAA
- a CDS encoding ribbon-helix-helix domain-containing protein, with product MVYESRQCGGRVSPYKDIRIDPFVSEFDMGLAQPLSRSVRLNGFATCLRLEQVYWDILGEMARVNCCSVSALLSHVDRQVHLRHGGVKNFSGLVRVVCVVHSLKEEGCVVLA from the coding sequence ATGGTTTATGAAAGCAGGCAATGCGGGGGGAGGGTCAGTCCCTACAAGGACATCAGGATTGATCCGTTTGTCAGTGAATTCGACATGGGGTTGGCCCAGCCGCTATCCCGATCGGTGCGTTTGAACGGCTTCGCCACCTGTTTGCGACTTGAGCAGGTCTACTGGGATATTTTGGGCGAAATGGCCAGGGTCAATTGCTGCTCGGTCAGTGCGCTATTGTCCCATGTGGATCGACAAGTGCATTTGCGTCATGGCGGGGTGAAAAATTTCAGCGGGCTGGTGCGGGTCGTCTGTGTTGTGCACAGCCTTAAGGAAGAAGGATGTGTCGTGTTGGCTTAG
- a CDS encoding zinc ribbon domain-containing protein produces MPMYDYQCASCGHQLEAIQKISDAPLVDCPACQAPELKKMLSMPGFRLSGSGWYETDFKTGSKKNLAGGDKAD; encoded by the coding sequence ATGCCGATGTACGATTATCAATGTGCTTCCTGTGGTCATCAGTTGGAAGCCATTCAAAAGATCAGCGATGCACCGCTGGTCGACTGCCCTGCGTGCCAGGCGCCAGAGCTTAAGAAGATGTTGTCCATGCCAGGTTTCCGCCTCAGCGGCAGCGGCTGGTACGAGACCGATTTCAAGACCGGTTCGAAGAAGAACCTGGCCGGCGGCGACAAAGCTGACTAG
- the aspS gene encoding aspartate--tRNA ligase, producing MMRSHYCGQLNESLEGQEITLCGWVHRRRDHGGVIFLDIRDRDGLAQVVFDPDRAESFAAADRVRSEYVVKITGKVRLRPAGATNANMASGMIEVLGYELEVLNESETPPFPLNEFSDVGEETRLRYRFLDLRRPEMAEKLRLRSRMTTSIRRYLDENGFLDVETPILTRATPEGARDYLVPSRTHAGSFFALPQSPQLFKQLLMVAGFDRYYQIAKCFRDEDLRADRQPEFTQIDIETSFLDEKDIMGLTEGMIRNLFKEVLDLEFGEFPHMTFEEAMRRYGSDKPDLRNPLELVDVADQLKEVDFKVFSGPANDPKCRIAALRVPGGASMPRKQIDDYTKFVGIYGAKGLAYIKVNERAKGVEGLQSPIVKNIPEANLNVILDRVGAVDGDIVFFGADKAKIVSEALGALRIKLGHDLDLLTCKWAPMWVVDFPMFEENDDGSFSALHHPFTAPKCTPQELEANPAAALSRAYDMVLNGTELGGGSIRIHRKEMQQSVFRLLGINEAEQEEKFGFLLDALKYGAPPHGGLAFGLDRLVMLMTGAQSIREVIAFPKTQSAADVMTQAPGVVDAKALRELHIRLRETPKAE from the coding sequence ATGATGCGCAGCCATTATTGCGGCCAACTGAACGAAAGCCTGGAAGGCCAGGAAATTACCCTTTGCGGATGGGTCCACCGTCGTCGTGACCACGGTGGGGTGATTTTCCTCGATATCCGTGATCGTGACGGTCTGGCCCAAGTGGTATTCGATCCGGATCGCGCTGAATCCTTCGCCGCTGCCGATCGCGTGCGCAGCGAATACGTTGTGAAGATCACCGGCAAGGTACGCCTGCGTCCAGCCGGTGCCACCAACGCCAACATGGCGTCGGGCATGATCGAAGTCCTCGGCTACGAGCTGGAAGTGTTGAACGAGTCGGAAACCCCGCCGTTCCCATTGAACGAATTTTCCGACGTCGGCGAAGAAACCCGCCTGCGCTATCGCTTCCTGGACCTGCGCCGTCCGGAAATGGCCGAGAAGCTGCGTCTGCGTTCACGCATGACCACCAGCATCCGTCGCTACCTGGACGAGAACGGCTTCCTCGACGTCGAGACGCCGATCCTGACCCGTGCTACTCCGGAAGGCGCGCGTGACTACCTGGTGCCAAGCCGTACCCACGCCGGTTCGTTCTTCGCCTTGCCGCAATCGCCGCAGCTGTTCAAGCAACTGCTGATGGTGGCCGGCTTTGATCGTTACTACCAGATCGCCAAGTGCTTCCGCGACGAAGACCTGCGTGCCGACCGCCAGCCGGAATTCACCCAGATCGACATCGAGACCAGCTTCCTCGATGAAAAAGACATCATGGGTCTGACCGAAGGCATGATCCGTAATCTGTTCAAGGAAGTGCTGGATCTGGAATTCGGTGAATTCCCGCACATGACCTTCGAAGAGGCCATGCGTCGTTACGGTTCCGACAAGCCGGACCTGCGTAACCCGCTGGAACTGGTCGACGTTGCCGATCAACTCAAAGAAGTCGACTTCAAGGTGTTCAGCGGTCCGGCCAACGACCCTAAATGCCGCATCGCTGCCCTGCGCGTTCCAGGCGGGGCGAGCATGCCGCGCAAGCAGATCGATGATTACACCAAGTTCGTCGGCATCTACGGTGCCAAGGGCCTGGCGTACATCAAGGTCAACGAGCGCGCCAAAGGCGTCGAAGGCCTGCAGTCGCCAATCGTGAAGAACATTCCTGAAGCCAACCTCAACGTGATCCTCGATCGCGTGGGCGCGGTCGATGGCGATATCGTGTTCTTCGGTGCAGACAAAGCCAAAATCGTCAGCGAAGCCCTGGGCGCGCTGCGGATCAAGCTCGGCCACGATCTGGACCTGCTGACCTGCAAGTGGGCGCCAATGTGGGTCGTCGACTTCCCGATGTTCGAAGAAAACGACGACGGCAGCTTTAGCGCACTGCACCACCCGTTCACCGCGCCTAAGTGCACGCCGCAAGAGCTGGAAGCCAACCCGGCGGCCGCTCTGTCCCGTGCCTATGACATGGTGTTGAACGGTACCGAACTGGGCGGCGGTTCGATCCGTATCCACCGCAAAGAGATGCAACAGTCGGTGTTCCGCCTGTTGGGTATCAATGAAGCGGAACAGGAAGAGAAATTCGGCTTCCTGCTCGATGCCTTGAAGTACGGCGCGCCTCCACACGGTGGCCTGGCCTTCGGTCTGGACCGTCTGGTGATGCTGATGACCGGTGCCCAGTCGATCCGTGAAGTGATCGCCTTCCCGAAAACCCAGAGTGCTGCGGATGTCATGACGCAGGCGCCGGGTGTGGTGGATGCCAAGGCGCTGCGCGAGCTGCACATTCGTCTGCGCGAAACGCCTAAGGCCGAGTAA
- a CDS encoding YebC/PmpR family DNA-binding transcriptional regulator, giving the protein MAGHSKWANIKHRKERQDAKRGKIFTKWIRELTVAARQGGGDPGSNPRLRLALDKALGANMSRDIIDRAIARGTGAADTDDVVELTYEGYGPGGVAVMVECMTDNRNRTAAAVRHAFSKCGGNLGTDGSVAYLFERKGQISFAAGVDEDALMEAAMEADADDVVTNEDGSIDVFTSFAGFYSVRNALETAGFKGDDAEIVMLPTTSAELDLEGAEKVLKLIDMLEDLDDVQNVYSNADIPESVAAQLG; this is encoded by the coding sequence ATGGCAGGTCATTCCAAGTGGGCGAACATCAAGCACCGCAAAGAACGTCAGGATGCCAAGAGAGGCAAGATCTTCACCAAGTGGATTCGTGAGCTGACCGTCGCTGCCCGTCAGGGAGGTGGTGATCCGGGCTCCAATCCGCGTCTGCGTCTGGCCCTGGACAAGGCTTTGGGCGCGAACATGAGTCGCGACATCATTGATCGCGCCATTGCCCGCGGTACCGGCGCTGCCGACACTGACGATGTGGTCGAACTGACCTACGAAGGTTACGGCCCGGGTGGCGTGGCGGTGATGGTCGAGTGCATGACCGACAACCGCAATCGCACCGCAGCGGCTGTCCGTCACGCGTTCAGCAAGTGCGGCGGCAACCTCGGTACCGACGGTTCTGTGGCCTACCTGTTTGAGCGCAAGGGGCAGATTTCCTTCGCGGCCGGTGTCGATGAAGACGCGTTGATGGAAGCGGCCATGGAAGCCGACGCCGATGACGTAGTGACTAACGAAGATGGCTCCATCGACGTATTCACTTCGTTTGCCGGTTTCTATTCCGTGCGTAATGCTCTGGAAACGGCGGGTTTCAAGGGTGATGATGCGGAAATCGTCATGCTGCCGACCACCAGCGCCGAGCTGGATCTGGAAGGCGCAGAAAAGGTCCTCAAGCTGATCGACATGCTCGAAGATCTGGATGACGTGCAGAACGTCTACTCCAATGCGGATATTCCGGAGTCGGTCGCCGCACAGCTCGGTTAA